Proteins encoded in a region of the Leishmania panamensis strain MHOM/PA/94/PSC-1 chromosome 15 sequence genome:
- a CDS encoding solanesyl-diphosphate synthase, putative (TriTrypDB/GeneDB-style sysID: LpmP.15.1030), which yields MLHRSLGWLCTAAQTQGSKALTSEGRPFALVHREITAVREHIHSLVANTNNEVLDHAGKYALAAGGKLMRPALVALMAHAMLPLDVSARLLEEPIGSLDEVTPGTILPFLRLAEVTELIHTASLVHDDVIDSSDMRRGRPALHKVYDTKRAVLAGDYILARASFYIATLQVPRIVILMTTALEELMSGELLQMDGCFDIPRYEQKSFCKTASLISNSLASTAVLVDPGNEALEQTAFDFGRHLGIAFQILDDCLDITGDEKTMGKPKLADMKEGIATIPVLLVAQRNAKVDKMVRRRFSELGDVEYCLEAMEKEGAVAEAIQRADEHCRLGIESLHKLHHSPARDALANALLMVINRKS from the coding sequence atGCTGCATCGTTCTCTTGGGTGGCTATGCACAGCCGCGCAGACGCAGGGTAGCAAGGCGCTCACGTCGGAGGGCCGCCCCTTTGCCCTAGTGCATCGCGAGATAACCGCTGTCAGGGAGCACATTCACTCGCTCGTGGCGAACACAAACAACGAAGTGCTGGATCATGCCGGCAAGTATGCGCTGGCTGCGGGCGGCAAGCTGATGCGTCCGGCGCTGGTGGCTCTCATGGCGCATGCAATGCTGCCGCTCGACGTGAGTGCGCGTCTGCTCGAGGAGCCGATCGGATCGCTGGACGAGGTGACGCCAGGCACCATTCTGCCCTTCCTACGGCTAGCGGAGGTCACCGAACTCATCCACACAGCCTCGCTTGTGCACGACGACGtcatcgacagcagcgacatgCGCCGTGGACGTCCTGCCTTACACAAGGTCTACGACACGAAGCGTGCGGTGCTCGCCGGTGATTACATTCTGGCCCGCGCATCCTTCTATATTGCAACACTGCAAGTGCCGCGCATCGTTATTCTCATGACGacagcgctggaggagttGATGTCCGGGGAGCTCCTTCAGATGGATGGCTGCTTCGACATCCCTCGCTACGAGCAGAAGAGCTTCTGCAAGACGGCGTCCCTCATCTCCAACTCGCTCGCCTCcacagcggtgctggtggaCCCGGGCAATGAGGCGCTGGAACAGACGGCATTCGACTTTGGCAGGCACCTTGGCATTGCCTTTCAAATCCTCGACGACTGCCTAGACATCACCGGCGACGAGAAGACGATGGGAAAGCCGAAGTTGGCCGACATGAAGGAAGGCATCGCGACGATACCGGTGCTCctcgtggcgcagcgcaacgcGAAGGTGGATAAGATGGTGCGACGCCGCTTTAGCGAGCTGGGTGATGTCGAGTACTGTCTGGAGGCAATGGAAAAGGAAGGTGCGGTGGCCGAGGCAATACAACGCGCGGACGAGCACTGCCGGCTCGGGATCGAGTCACTGCACAAGCTGCACCACTCGCCCGCGCGCGACGCACTCGCGAATGCGCTGTTGATGGTGATAAACCGCAAGTCGTGA